Genomic window (Spartobacteria bacterium):
GAAAACTCATAGCATAGAAACATTAAACCTGACATTGCAAGAAGCGGGCTACACAACGGATCTGAGTGATGAAGACTGTGATTTACTTGATTCCATTTACATTCCCTCCAAATACCCAACACAAAGCGTACTACCCGATTTTGACCCAGATCAGGAAATCAGCCAGCAGTGTGTGACGCTTGCAAAGAAGGTACGCGCCGCATTAAATTGTGGGATTTTAGGGATTTAGGGATTTAGGGATTTAGGGATTTAGGGATTTAGGGATTTAGGGATTGGGGGATTTAGGGATTGGGGGATTTAGGGATTGGGGATTGGGGAATTTAGGGATTGGGGGATTTTGGAATTTTTGAATTTAGGGATTGGGGGGATTTAGGAATTTAGGGATTGGGGGGATTTAGGAATTTAGGGATTTAGGGATTTAGGGATTGGGGGATTTAGGGATTTAGGGATTTAGAGTGTGAACTAATGAGTGATGTAACGAATCCGCATGATAAGTTTTTTCGGGAGATGTGGAGCCAGCAGGAAGTGGCGCGGGATTATCTGGCGAATTATTTGCCGGATGAAGTGATACAAATGGCTGGAAGACACCTTTCAGCTGAAAAGGAGCGTGAAGCCATGACGATTGCAGAGCAGTTGAGAAGCGAAGGGGTACAGCAGGGAATGCAGTGCGAATTGCGGGAGGATATTAGCGATTTTCTGATAGAAAGATTTGGCGAATGTCCATACTTGATAACAGAAAAATTAGGCATGATTCAGGACCGGCAGCGTTTGCGCGAGTTGTTGCGGCTGGCTGTGCGTTGTGCGTCGCTTGCTGAATTTGAGCGTACGATCTAATTAGTTGTTGCGATTGTAACCGCTAATCTGTGTCTGCGAGTTGGCGTGAGCGGGATATACGGTCCTGAGTTCGGCCTCCGCATTTGCGTAACAACGGGATTGCTGCCCGTTGATTTGCGCATGGGAGAAGACGTGCGCACAGTCCCGCAGATACGGGGCAGGGAGTAACAACTGGATTGTAGACCGTTGTTGTGAATTTGCAGGGAAAACAGATATGAAGATATTAGTTACAGGGGCGAATGGATTTGTGGGGCAATCGGTGTGTTGGGAGCTGATGCGGCGCGGGCATGAAGTGCGGGGGGCTCTAAGGAAATCCGGGGCGTTACCTGATGGGTGTAAATCAGTGGTGGTTGGGAATATTGATGGGAAAACGGATTGGGGGGAGGCATTGGCTGATGTGGATGTTGTGGTTCATTTAGCGGCCCGGGTTCATGTGATGAATGAGGTGGTGAGTGATCCGCTGGAGGCATTTCGGA
Coding sequences:
- a CDS encoding HEPN domain-containing protein translates to MSVDAQTWFAYADENLAVAELALDNGYFNACLQNAQQAVEKYIKASLIAKNIAIQKTHSIETLNLTLQEAGYTTDLSDEDCDLLDSIYIPSKYPTQSVLPDFDPDQEISQQCVTLAKKVRAALNCGILGI
- a CDS encoding NAD-dependent epimerase/dehydratase family protein; translated protein: MKILVTGANGFVGQSVCWELMRRGHEVRGALRKSGALPDGCKSVVVGNIDGKTDWGEALADVDVVVHLAARVHVMNEVVSDPLEAFRSVNVGGTRGLAEAAAKAGVTRFVFMSSIKVNGEETGGGGRKSEGGVSRPDIG